From Pantoea sp. Ep11b, the proteins below share one genomic window:
- a CDS encoding amino acid ABC transporter permease: MTTFTDWDILRNLLLAARWTLLLSLVAFAGGTLVTLPLLFMRLLQRRWLTRIIRGYTALFQGTPLLMQLFLAFFGVGLFGIDVAPWTAASLALTFYTSAFLIDIWYGSIRALPKGQWEASRCLGLTFGQTLWRVIAPQAIRIGIAPTVGFAVQVIKGTALASIIGFIELTKAGTILNNVTYQPFKVFGLVALGYFLMCYPLSRYSQYLEKKFNAAHHH, encoded by the coding sequence ATGACGACCTTTACCGACTGGGACATTCTGCGCAACCTGCTGCTGGCGGCGCGCTGGACCCTGTTACTGTCGCTGGTGGCCTTTGCCGGCGGCACGCTGGTGACGCTGCCGCTGCTGTTTATGCGCCTGCTGCAGCGCCGGTGGCTGACGCGCATCATTCGCGGCTACACCGCGCTGTTTCAGGGCACGCCGCTGCTGATGCAGCTCTTCCTGGCCTTTTTCGGTGTCGGCCTGTTCGGCATCGATGTCGCGCCCTGGACCGCGGCGTCGCTGGCGCTGACCTTCTACACCAGCGCGTTTCTGATCGATATCTGGTACGGCAGTATCCGCGCCCTGCCGAAGGGGCAGTGGGAAGCGTCGCGCTGCCTCGGGCTGACCTTTGGTCAGACGCTGTGGCGGGTGATTGCTCCGCAGGCGATCCGCATTGGCATCGCGCCCACGGTGGGGTTTGCCGTTCAGGTGATCAAGGGCACCGCGCTGGCGTCGATTATCGGTTTTATCGAGCTGACCAAAGCGGGCACCATTCTGAACAACGTGACCTATCAGCCGTTTAAAGTTTTCGGGCTGGTGGCGCTGGGCTACTTCCTGATGTGTTATCCGCTGTCCCGTTACAGCCAGTATCTGGAGAAAAAATTCAATGCCGCTCATCACCATTAA
- a CDS encoding amino acid ABC transporter ATP-binding protein: MPLITINQVQKYYGDNHVLKGVDLDIDMGEVISIIGRSGSGKSTLLRCMNGLEGYQEGSIKLGGMTITDRDSQAREISRSVGMVFQNFNLFPHMTALENVMLAPRRVLKKSDAECRALATQMLEKVGLGERLNYYPGSLSGGQQQRVAIARALAMTPKVLLCDEITSALDPELVGEVLKVLEQLAAEGMTLILVTHEMNFARDVGDRVVFMHQGRVWEQGDSKTVFAQPQSPELKQFISSVRL, encoded by the coding sequence ATGCCGCTCATCACCATTAATCAGGTGCAAAAATATTACGGCGACAACCATGTGTTGAAAGGCGTGGATCTGGATATCGACATGGGCGAGGTGATCTCAATCATCGGTCGCAGCGGGTCGGGTAAAAGCACGCTGCTGCGCTGCATGAACGGGCTGGAGGGCTACCAGGAGGGCAGCATCAAGCTCGGCGGGATGACCATTACCGATCGCGACTCGCAGGCGCGTGAAATCAGCCGCTCGGTCGGGATGGTATTTCAGAACTTCAACCTGTTTCCGCACATGACGGCGCTGGAAAACGTGATGCTGGCCCCGCGCCGGGTGCTGAAAAAGAGTGATGCCGAATGCCGGGCGCTGGCAACGCAGATGCTGGAAAAAGTCGGGCTGGGCGAGCGGCTTAACTACTATCCGGGCAGTCTCTCCGGTGGTCAGCAGCAGCGGGTGGCGATCGCCCGTGCGCTGGCGATGACGCCAAAAGTTTTACTCTGTGATGAGATCACCTCCGCGCTCGATCCCGAACTGGTAGGCGAAGTCCTTAAGGTACTGGAGCAGCTGGCGGCAGAGGGGATGACGCTGATCCTCGTCACGCATGAAATGAACTTCGCCCGCGACGTGGGCGATCGTGTGGTCTTTATGCATCAGGGGCGCGTCTGGGAACAGGGCGACAGCAAAACAGTGTTCGCTCAGCCGCAGTCGCCGGAGCTGAAGCAGTTTATCTCTTCGGTGCGTCTCTGA
- a CDS encoding alanine--glyoxylate aminotransferase family protein — translation MDITQFPQLNPPQRLLMGPGPINADPRVLRAMSSQLLGQYDPAMTHYMNEVMALYRGVFRTENRWTLLIDGTSRAGIEAILLSAIRPGDRVLVPVFGRFGHLLCEIARRCRAEVHTIEVPWGEVFTPDQVEEAIKKVRPRLLLTVQGDTSTTMLQPLEQLGAICKRYGVLFYTDATASLAGNPLETDAWGLDAVSAGMQKCLGGPSGTSPITLSAEMEAVIRKRKCVEQGIRTEAHQDGDEEMIYSNYFDLGMIMDYWGPERLNHHTEATSALFGARECARLILQEGLDNGIARHKLHGDAMLKGIQGMGLETFGDLKHKMNNVLGVMIPSGVNGDQVRKLMLEDFGIEIGTSFGPLHGRVWRIGTMGYNARKDCVMQTLSALETVLTHVGYRTPQGAGAQAAWDHYGSHA, via the coding sequence ATGGATATTACCCAATTCCCGCAACTGAATCCGCCACAGCGTCTGCTGATGGGGCCAGGCCCGATCAATGCCGATCCTCGCGTTCTGCGCGCCATGTCGAGTCAGCTGCTGGGTCAGTACGATCCCGCCATGACCCACTACATGAACGAGGTGATGGCGCTTTATCGCGGCGTGTTCCGCACCGAAAACCGCTGGACGCTGCTGATCGATGGCACGTCACGCGCCGGTATTGAGGCGATCCTGCTCTCCGCTATCCGGCCGGGTGACAGAGTGCTGGTGCCGGTGTTTGGCCGCTTCGGTCATCTGCTGTGTGAAATCGCCCGCCGCTGTCGCGCCGAGGTTCACACTATCGAAGTGCCGTGGGGCGAGGTCTTTACGCCCGATCAGGTGGAAGAGGCGATTAAAAAAGTGCGGCCGCGTCTGCTGCTCACGGTACAGGGCGACACCTCGACCACCATGCTGCAGCCGCTGGAGCAGCTGGGAGCGATCTGCAAACGGTATGGCGTGCTGTTCTACACCGATGCCACCGCGTCGCTGGCGGGCAACCCGCTGGAAACGGACGCCTGGGGGCTGGATGCGGTGTCGGCAGGGATGCAGAAGTGTCTGGGCGGCCCCTCGGGCACCTCGCCGATCACCCTGAGCGCAGAGATGGAAGCGGTGATCCGCAAGCGCAAATGCGTGGAGCAGGGGATCCGCACGGAGGCGCACCAGGATGGCGACGAGGAGATGATCTACTCCAACTATTTCGATCTCGGCATGATCATGGATTACTGGGGGCCGGAGCGGCTTAACCATCACACGGAAGCGACCAGCGCCCTGTTTGGCGCGCGCGAGTGTGCCCGTCTGATCCTGCAGGAAGGGCTGGACAACGGCATTGCCCGTCACAAGCTGCATGGCGACGCAATGCTGAAAGGCATTCAGGGAATGGGGCTGGAAACCTTTGGCGACCTGAAACATAAAATGAATAACGTGCTGGGCGTGATGATCCCCTCCGGCGTGAATGGCGACCAGGTGCGCAAGCTGATGCTGGAGGATTTCGGCATTGAGATCGGCACTTCGTTTGGCCCGCTGCATGGCAGGGTCTGGCGCATCGGCACCATGGGCTACAACGCACGTAAAGATTGCGTGATGCAGACCCTGTCGGCGCTGGAGACGGTGCTGACCCACGTCGGCTATCGCACGCCACAGGGCGCTGGCGCCCAGGCCGCGTGGGATCACTACGGGAGTCACGCATGA
- the hpxK gene encoding allantoate amidohydrolase, with amino-acid sequence MMMSASEARSAAERVMARCDALAAISETAEGLTRVYLSPEHLRANACVGEWMQAAGMRVWQDEVGNICGRYEAADAGAPALLLGSHLDTVRNAGRYDGMLGVLSAIETVQWLHEHQCRLPLAIEVIGFGDEEGTRFGITLLGSRGITGSWPQSWITHPDGNGITVAQAMADVGLDSSQIAAAARRVEDIVGYLELHIEQGPCLEQADLALGVVTAINGARRLNCRFTGEAGHAGTVPMTHRKDALAAAAEWMVFIEQTTREQDPQLVATVGTLNCAPGAVNVIPGEVSLSLDVRGPQDHPLETLLSSLLTQAEAIALRRGLRFASNEYYRIGATACDSALQQALSHAVETVQGRTLSLPSGAGHDAIAIAERWPVGMLFVRNHRGISHHPAESVAVDDVAPALQAYLQAVSLIAGRS; translated from the coding sequence ATGATGATGAGCGCCAGCGAAGCCCGGTCCGCTGCAGAGCGCGTGATGGCGCGCTGCGATGCGCTGGCGGCGATCAGCGAAACGGCAGAGGGGCTGACCCGCGTCTACCTCTCACCCGAGCATCTGCGCGCCAACGCCTGCGTCGGTGAGTGGATGCAGGCGGCAGGCATGCGGGTGTGGCAGGATGAGGTCGGCAATATCTGTGGGCGCTACGAAGCGGCTGACGCGGGCGCGCCTGCTCTGCTGCTGGGTTCGCATCTCGACACCGTGCGCAACGCGGGACGTTACGACGGGATGCTGGGCGTGCTCAGCGCCATCGAAACCGTACAGTGGCTGCACGAACATCAGTGCCGCCTGCCGCTGGCGATTGAGGTGATCGGCTTTGGTGACGAAGAGGGCACCCGTTTCGGCATCACGCTGCTTGGCAGCCGTGGCATTACCGGCAGCTGGCCACAGAGCTGGATCACCCATCCTGACGGCAACGGCATCACGGTGGCGCAGGCGATGGCCGATGTCGGTCTCGACAGCAGTCAGATCGCCGCCGCCGCGCGTCGGGTTGAGGATATCGTCGGCTATCTTGAGCTGCATATCGAGCAGGGTCCCTGCCTGGAGCAGGCGGATCTGGCGCTGGGCGTCGTCACGGCGATCAACGGTGCGCGCCGCCTTAACTGCCGCTTTACCGGGGAGGCGGGACATGCGGGGACGGTGCCCATGACCCACCGCAAAGATGCGCTGGCTGCCGCCGCAGAGTGGATGGTCTTTATTGAGCAGACCACCCGGGAGCAGGATCCGCAGCTGGTGGCGACCGTCGGCACCCTGAACTGTGCGCCGGGCGCGGTGAACGTCATCCCTGGTGAGGTGTCGCTGTCGCTGGATGTGCGCGGCCCGCAGGATCATCCGCTGGAGACGCTGCTCTCCAGCCTGTTAACTCAGGCGGAGGCGATTGCGCTGCGGCGCGGGCTTCGTTTTGCGTCGAACGAATATTACCGCATCGGCGCCACTGCCTGCGACTCCGCGCTGCAACAGGCGCTGAGTCACGCGGTGGAAACGGTGCAGGGGCGCACGCTTTCGCTGCCGAGCGGGGCCGGACACGACGCCATCGCTATCGCCGAACGCTGGCCGGTCGGCATGCTCTTTGTGCGTAACCATCGCGGCATCAGTCACCATCCGGCGGAGTCGGTGGCGGTGGACGATGTGGCACCTGCACTGCAGGCTTATCTGCAGGCGGTCTCGCTGATTGCCGGGCGGAGCTGA
- the uraD gene encoding 2-oxo-4-hydroxy-4-carboxy-5-ureidoimidazoline decarboxylase, with protein MELATFNRLAADEARAAIRHCVAIPHWQQALVAARPFASTEALLAVADALARQWQQPELQAALTAHPRIGERAEGADKEAALSRSEQSAMQQAGHALQQAMQQGNQRYEARFGRVFLIRARGRSGEEMLAALQRRLQNSEADEQQETLDQLREITLLRLKETIR; from the coding sequence ATGGAATTAGCCACATTTAACCGGCTCGCCGCCGACGAGGCCCGGGCCGCCATCCGGCACTGCGTGGCGATCCCCCACTGGCAGCAGGCGCTGGTGGCCGCCCGGCCTTTTGCCAGCACAGAGGCGCTGCTGGCGGTGGCCGATGCGCTGGCCCGGCAGTGGCAGCAGCCTGAGTTACAGGCCGCGCTCACGGCCCATCCCCGCATCGGCGAGCGCGCAGAGGGCGCGGATAAAGAGGCGGCCCTGTCGCGTAGCGAGCAGTCCGCGATGCAGCAGGCCGGTCACGCCCTGCAGCAGGCGATGCAGCAGGGCAATCAGCGGTACGAAGCGCGTTTTGGCCGGGTGTTTCTGATCCGCGCCAGGGGGCGCAGTGGCGAAGAGATGCTGGCCGCGTTACAGCGCCGGTTGCAGAACAGCGAGGCTGATGAACAGCAGGAGACGCTGGATCAGCTGCGTGAAATTACCCTGTTACGCCTTAAGGAGACAATCCGATGA
- the uraH gene encoding hydroxyisourate hydrolase: MSTITTHILDTALGKPACGVAISLEQNSPEGWFPVAEGTTDSDGRLKDLTPEPLSPGHYRLTAEIGDYFAVAGRDALYVSAQIDFVIAEAGSHFHLPFLISPWSWSTYRGS, translated from the coding sequence ATGAGTACCATCACCACCCACATTCTGGACACGGCGCTGGGCAAACCCGCCTGTGGCGTCGCGATTTCCCTGGAGCAGAACAGCCCCGAAGGGTGGTTTCCGGTGGCGGAGGGGACGACCGACAGCGACGGGCGGCTGAAAGATCTGACGCCCGAACCGCTGTCACCGGGTCACTACCGGTTAACTGCAGAGATCGGCGACTATTTCGCCGTCGCCGGTCGGGATGCGCTCTACGTCAGCGCGCAGATCGATTTCGTGATTGCCGAGGCGGGCAGCCATTTCCACCTGCCGTTTCTGATTTCGCCCTGGTCCTGGTCGACCTATCGCGGCAGCTGA
- a CDS encoding amidohydrolase: MSALKITLLQETLSWMDGEANLRHFDAQLAGLTGRDLIILPEMFTTGFAMEAAKSSLPEAQVIEWLHQHARRTDALIGGSAAIQTENGAVNRFLLVAPDGTVHQYDKRHLFRMADEHHHYLPGEQRQVFAWRGWRILPQICYDLRFPVFSRNRNDYDLALYVANWPAPRARHWQALLLARAIENQAYVAGCNRVGSDGNQHHYSGDSQIISPQGEILSAAEPHQRARLDAELSLETLNAYRERFPAWQDADRFSL, from the coding sequence ATGTCAGCTTTAAAAATTACGCTGTTGCAGGAGACACTGAGCTGGATGGATGGCGAAGCCAATCTGCGCCATTTCGACGCGCAGCTGGCCGGTCTCACCGGCCGCGATCTGATTATCCTGCCGGAGATGTTTACCACCGGCTTTGCGATGGAGGCCGCGAAAAGCTCGCTGCCCGAGGCGCAGGTGATTGAATGGCTGCATCAGCATGCCCGGCGCACTGATGCCCTGATTGGCGGCAGCGCGGCGATCCAGACCGAAAACGGCGCGGTAAACCGTTTCCTGCTGGTCGCGCCCGACGGCACGGTGCATCAGTATGATAAGCGCCACCTGTTCCGGATGGCGGATGAGCATCACCACTATCTGCCCGGCGAGCAGCGTCAGGTGTTTGCGTGGCGCGGCTGGCGGATCCTGCCACAGATCTGTTATGACCTGCGCTTCCCGGTCTTCTCACGCAACCGCAACGATTACGACCTGGCACTCTACGTCGCCAACTGGCCTGCGCCGCGTGCGCGGCACTGGCAGGCGCTGCTGTTAGCGCGGGCGATTGAAAATCAGGCCTACGTGGCAGGCTGCAACCGCGTCGGCAGCGACGGCAATCAGCATCACTACAGCGGCGACAGCCAGATTATCTCCCCGCAGGGCGAGATCCTCAGCGCGGCCGAGCCGCATCAGCGCGCCCGGCTGGATGCCGAACTGTCGCTGGAGACGCTCAACGCCTACCGCGAGCGCTTCCCGGCCTGGCAGGATGCGGATCGTTTTTCGCTGTAG
- a CDS encoding pyridoxal phosphate-dependent aminotransferase, whose product MTQHNLIPESKLPLLGTTIFSQMSALAQQHNAINLSQGFPDFSGPDYLQQRLAFHVSQGANQYAPMTGVLPLREAIAEKTARLYDYRPDAETEVTVTAGATEALYAAITALVRPGDEVICFDPSYDSYAPAVALAGGIMKRIALQPPAFRVDRAAFAALLSDKTRLVILNTPHNPSATVWQQQDFAALWEAIAARPIYVLSDEVYEHICFDEAGHASVLAHPELRQRAIAVSSFGKTFHMTGWKVGYCIAPAAISAELRKVHQYLTFSVNTPAQLAMADMLREHPEHYYALPAFYRDRRDRLATALAASRFKVLPCQGTYFLLVDYSAISDLDDVSFCQWLTREVGVAAIPLSVFCAAPFPHKLIRLCFAKQPATLDAAAERLCQL is encoded by the coding sequence ATGACGCAGCACAACCTGATCCCCGAGAGTAAGCTTCCTTTACTCGGCACCACGATTTTCAGCCAGATGAGTGCGCTGGCTCAGCAGCACAACGCCATCAACCTCTCGCAGGGCTTTCCTGATTTCAGCGGTCCCGACTATCTGCAGCAGCGGCTGGCGTTTCATGTCAGCCAGGGGGCAAACCAGTATGCGCCGATGACCGGTGTGCTGCCGTTGCGTGAGGCGATTGCTGAGAAAACCGCGCGGCTTTATGACTACCGGCCAGATGCTGAGACGGAGGTGACGGTGACGGCGGGCGCCACCGAGGCGCTCTATGCGGCGATTACCGCGCTGGTGCGGCCGGGCGATGAGGTGATCTGCTTCGATCCCAGCTACGACAGCTATGCGCCTGCGGTCGCGCTGGCGGGCGGCATTATGAAACGCATTGCGCTGCAGCCGCCCGCTTTCCGCGTCGACCGGGCAGCCTTTGCTGCCCTGCTGAGTGACAAAACCCGATTGGTGATCCTGAACACGCCACACAATCCGTCTGCCACCGTCTGGCAGCAGCAGGATTTCGCCGCGTTGTGGGAGGCGATTGCCGCCCGGCCGATCTATGTGCTGAGCGACGAAGTCTATGAGCATATCTGCTTCGATGAGGCGGGCCACGCCAGCGTGCTGGCCCATCCTGAGCTGCGTCAGCGGGCCATAGCGGTCTCCTCGTTTGGCAAAACTTTCCATATGACCGGCTGGAAAGTGGGTTACTGCATTGCGCCTGCGGCGATCAGCGCCGAGCTGCGCAAGGTGCATCAGTACCTGACCTTCTCAGTGAATACCCCGGCGCAGCTGGCGATGGCGGATATGCTGCGTGAGCATCCGGAACATTATTATGCGCTGCCGGCGTTTTATCGCGACCGCCGCGACAGGCTGGCAACGGCGCTGGCCGCCAGCCGTTTTAAGGTTTTGCCCTGCCAGGGCACCTACTTCCTGCTGGTGGATTACAGTGCCATTTCTGACCTGGATGATGTCAGCTTTTGCCAGTGGCTGACCCGCGAAGTGGGTGTCGCCGCGATCCCACTCTCGGTGTTCTGCGCCGCCCCTTTTCCTCATAAACTGATTCGCCTCTGTTTTGCTAAACAGCCGGCGACCCTGGATGCCGCCGCGGAGCGCCTATGTCAGCTTTAA
- a CDS encoding methylthioribulose 1-phosphate dehydratase, with amino-acid sequence MSQTLPLDQLVAACHWIGAKGWAPATGGNMSVRRDAHVCLLSESGKDKGMLTRDDFIEVDIASSQSLSGRKPSAETGLHTMIYRLFPEAGAVLHTHTVNSTVLSRVEQGAALLLHGYEMQKSLSGQQTHLDTVAIPLFDNSQDIAALASEIEDYAARFPLRYGFLLRGHGLTCWGRDVSEARRHLEGLEFLFECERQRRLLERA; translated from the coding sequence ATGTCGCAGACTCTTCCGTTAGATCAGCTGGTCGCTGCCTGTCACTGGATTGGGGCGAAAGGCTGGGCGCCAGCCACCGGCGGGAATATGTCCGTGCGTCGCGATGCGCATGTCTGCCTGCTGAGCGAATCGGGCAAAGACAAAGGTATGCTGACGCGGGATGATTTCATTGAGGTTGATATCGCCTCCAGCCAGTCACTGTCGGGCCGTAAGCCGTCGGCAGAAACCGGGCTGCACACGATGATCTATCGCCTCTTTCCCGAGGCGGGCGCGGTGCTGCATACCCATACGGTTAATTCGACCGTGCTGTCGCGGGTGGAGCAGGGGGCGGCGCTGCTGCTGCACGGCTATGAGATGCAAAAATCGCTAAGCGGACAGCAGACGCATCTGGATACCGTGGCGATCCCGCTGTTCGACAACAGCCAGGATATCGCGGCGCTGGCGTCGGAAATAGAAGATTACGCCGCCCGTTTTCCGCTGCGCTATGGCTTTCTGCTGCGCGGCCACGGCTTAACCTGCTGGGGCCGGGACGTCAGCGAAGCACGCCGCCATCTGGAAGGTCTGGAATTTTTATTTGAATGCGAACGTCAACGTCGCCTGCTGGAGAGAGCATGA
- the mtnC gene encoding acireductone synthase: MIHAIVTDIEGTTSDIRFVHNILFPFARQHLPAFVRDHADRPEVAAALQSVRDEAGQPEADLAAVTAILLDFMDQDRKSTGLKALQGMIWRDGYLNGSFTGHLYPDVVPALRHWKAQGIELYVYSSGSVAAQKLLFGYSDEGDITDLFSGYFDTHVGAKREVTAYRAIAAEIGQPAEQLLFLSDIHQELDAAAEAGWQTRQLLRGEADPESRHRQVTDFSQINPESI; encoded by the coding sequence ATGATTCACGCGATTGTCACCGATATCGAAGGCACCACCAGCGATATCCGCTTTGTACATAACATCCTGTTCCCCTTTGCGCGCCAGCATCTGCCCGCGTTTGTGCGCGACCATGCCGATCGACCTGAGGTTGCCGCGGCGCTGCAGTCGGTGCGCGATGAAGCTGGTCAGCCCGAGGCCGATCTGGCGGCGGTGACGGCGATCCTGCTGGATTTCATGGATCAGGATCGTAAATCCACCGGCCTGAAAGCCCTGCAGGGCATGATCTGGCGCGACGGCTATCTCAACGGCAGTTTTACCGGCCATCTCTATCCCGACGTCGTGCCTGCGCTGCGCCACTGGAAGGCGCAGGGTATTGAACTCTATGTATATTCCTCCGGTTCGGTGGCGGCGCAGAAATTGTTATTTGGCTACAGCGACGAAGGTGATATTACTGACCTGTTCAGCGGTTATTTTGACACCCACGTCGGGGCCAAACGTGAGGTCACCGCCTATCGGGCGATTGCTGCTGAGATCGGCCAGCCAGCGGAACAGCTGCTGTTTCTCTCCGATATTCATCAGGAGCTGGATGCGGCTGCGGAGGCGGGCTGGCAGACGCGGCAACTGCTGCGTGGCGAGGCGGATCCTGAGAGCCGCCATCGGCAGGTCACCGATTTTTCCCAGATTAACCCGGAGTCGATTTAG
- a CDS encoding acireductone dioxygenase: MSALTIFTDRDAAQPVWHSTDAEAIRDRLNTKGVRFERWEADRNLGDNPDAETVIRAYQHAIDRLVAEKGYQSWDVISMRADNPQKTVLREKFLNEHTHGEDEVRFFVEGAGLFCLHLDGEILQILCEKNDLISVPAGTPHWFDMGSSPHFTAIRIFDNQEGWVANFTGDKIADAYPRLA, from the coding sequence ATGAGTGCACTGACTATTTTTACCGATCGTGACGCCGCGCAGCCGGTGTGGCATAGCACTGACGCAGAGGCGATCCGCGATCGCCTGAACACCAAAGGCGTCCGTTTTGAACGCTGGGAAGCGGATCGCAACCTGGGTGACAATCCGGACGCCGAAACCGTTATCCGGGCGTATCAGCACGCTATCGATCGGCTGGTGGCGGAGAAGGGCTATCAGAGCTGGGATGTCATCAGCATGCGCGCCGACAATCCGCAGAAAACGGTGTTGCGCGAGAAGTTTCTTAACGAGCATACGCACGGCGAAGATGAGGTGCGCTTCTTTGTCGAAGGGGCCGGACTCTTCTGTCTGCATCTGGATGGCGAGATCCTGCAGATCCTCTGTGAAAAGAACGATCTGATCTCGGTGCCGGCGGGCACGCCCCACTGGTTTGACATGGGCTCGTCACCGCACTTTACCGCGATCCGTATCTTCGATAATCAGGAAGGCTGGGTGGCGAACTTCACCGGCGATAAGATAGCGGATGCCTATCCGCGTCTGGCGTAA
- the mtnA gene encoding S-methyl-5-thioribose-1-phosphate isomerase: protein MQTLKTTSLQVRDNQLWILDQQALPQQKNWLPAHSVPQLIEHIHALRVRGAPLIGLSASLLLALLAGQGETRAALAQALETLRAARPTAVNLMNNLDRMKVALAQPDFASALAEEAWRLVQEDKQLCDAIAEAGCTLVKPGSQLLTHCNTGGLATAGVGTALGVIARAHQQGRVINVWVDETRPLLQGGRLTAWELGELGVPYTLITDAMAASLMARGEVDAVWVGADRIAANGDVANKIGTYSLAVLAHYHQIPFYVAAPHTTLDRHCPDGASIPIEQRAASEVTGVAGSFGSVQWAPEAAKVFNPAFDVTPAALISGWILDTGVVTPDQVRDGHFQPR from the coding sequence ATGCAGACACTTAAAACTACCAGTTTACAGGTTCGTGACAATCAGCTCTGGATCCTCGACCAGCAGGCGCTGCCGCAGCAGAAAAACTGGCTGCCTGCACACAGCGTGCCGCAGTTGATTGAGCATATTCATGCGTTGCGGGTGCGCGGTGCGCCGCTGATTGGGCTTTCCGCCTCGCTGCTGCTGGCGCTGCTGGCCGGTCAGGGCGAGACACGCGCTGCACTGGCGCAGGCGCTGGAGACCCTGCGCGCCGCCCGTCCTACCGCGGTCAATCTGATGAATAATCTGGATCGAATGAAAGTGGCACTGGCGCAGCCGGACTTTGCCTCCGCGCTGGCGGAGGAGGCCTGGCGGCTGGTGCAGGAAGATAAGCAGTTGTGTGACGCCATCGCGGAGGCGGGCTGCACGCTGGTGAAACCCGGCAGCCAGCTTCTGACTCACTGCAATACCGGCGGACTGGCGACGGCGGGTGTCGGTACTGCGCTGGGTGTTATCGCACGGGCGCATCAGCAGGGTCGGGTAATAAATGTCTGGGTGGATGAGACCCGTCCCCTGCTTCAGGGAGGGCGTCTGACCGCCTGGGAGCTGGGTGAACTGGGGGTGCCCTACACCCTGATTACCGACGCCATGGCCGCCAGCCTGATGGCGCGCGGCGAGGTGGATGCGGTCTGGGTCGGCGCGGACCGCATTGCCGCCAACGGCGATGTGGCGAACAAAATTGGCACCTATAGCCTGGCGGTGCTGGCCCACTATCATCAGATCCCGTTCTACGTCGCGGCTCCGCATACCACGCTGGATCGCCACTGTCCTGATGGCGCCTCCATTCCGATCGAGCAGCGGGCCGCCAGCGAAGTCACAGGCGTTGCGGGCAGCTTTGGCAGCGTTCAGTGGGCGCCGGAGGCGGCGAAGGTTTTCAACCCGGCGTTTGATGTCACGCCTGCCGCCCTGATCAGCGGCTGGATACTGGACACCGGCGTGGTGACGCCCGATCAGGTGCGGGATGGCCACTTTCAGCCACGATAA